The Theileria annulata chromosome 2, complete sequence, *** SEQUENCING IN PROGRESS *** genomic sequence GTATTGGGAGGGCTACGAAGTACAGTATAGAGTTGTCAATGTTCCTTAGGGAAGATACCCACCTGAGAATCCCTACCGGTAGTTTTTCATGGTCGAAATTCATTAGGATCCCGTAAATCAGCATCCCGTAGATAAATAGAACCAGCGATATTGGAATCTTGTCGTTTATCTTAGAGGATAAGAAATGCAGGAAGCAGGAggatattaaaatgaacACCGTCACTGAAACCAGGGAGGCGAGATTTTCACTAACTCCTGAGAGATTTACATTATCCGAATCGCAGGAAGCGCCTTCAATGTGTAGGACTAAAATAGCCAAAATTGAGGCCAAGAACTTAATAAGGTTAATTAAAGTCATTTTTAAGATGCGatatcatttttttctaaaatagTTCACAGGTGACGCGGAAAAACTATTTCTAGAAACGTTACTATAGTACAGTTTAGCATTCAAATGGATATCATTAAAACAAgcataaatttatattctacatttttattctaCTGATTATATCATCTGTTTTTGAACAAAAATTCTTCGGATTCCCCATCCTTACACATTCTCCTCAATGAATTAAatctttttattttttaatctCTTTTTACTTGATTTTACTGGTTTCCATtcttataaaaatatttttttatttctatttatCTTATCacttttatatatttattttttcattaaaatgtagttgatgttaatatttttgatattattgCTAGTTAATTCTTCAGAATgtttcttaattttatcgcaaaaatttaattacaCCAAATCTGGCAATTTTGCCCTGTACCCTTCCCATAGGTTAACAGTTTCCGAAAAGATGGAAAAGGTATTAAGTAATTATATCACAATTTTCACCTTATAACACTCTATTAGATCCATATTATAAATTCTGAGCTCCCAATTCGTAAATACTCTGCTGATAGTCCGGAAGTTCGGATGATGGAGAACACCCTTAAGCAGAAGCGAAGGTCATACCTTGACGCCCTAAAGGCTAAGGAGCTTGGAATCCCAGTTAGAAAGAGACACAAAGGTGGTAGGATGGACAAACCAATCCTTGAAAGAACAGCTTCAGCCCACGCCAAATATTTGTTTCTTTCGCCTACTAAGTTGACAAAGATTTTGAGGCAGATTAAGAAGATGCCTGTGCTCCTGGCCCTGGGAGACCTCGCTCAACGCGGCTCTAATAGATATGCTGTCGCAATTTTTAAGGTTATTAAATCAGCCCTTTTCAACGCCAAACGTCTCTACGAGAACTCCGAAGAGCCTTTAAAGTTCAGGTTCAGGGAACTTTCCGCCACACCTGGCGGAGTTGTTAAGAAACCCTTATTTAGGGCCAAGGGTCGATGTGACGTTATTAGGAAACCTAAAGCGCACTTAAAAGTAGTTTTATCTTGTTAATTCAGcaatatacttaatatgTAAATAGACTTGAGTGATTAGATTTTTGCATAAATTACAACAACAATTAAAACTGAGACAACGAGTAGGAACAAAATGAAGTAGGTCATCTTGGGTGTGGATCTTCGGTCAATTGATCTTAGATCTCGAGTTGCTGTTCTGGAGTCAGTCACAACATTTAACATGTTATTTTCGATATTATCTGCGAATcaattagtaaaattatttcacTACCTAGTTGGTCTC encodes the following:
- a CDS encoding 50S ribosomal protein L22, putative (chr2.C.cand.167 - signal peptide, 50s ribosomal protein l22, no predicted apicoplast target sequence;~Signal peptide predicted for TA14270 by SignalP 2.0 HMM (Signal peptide probability 0.993, signal anchor probability 0.000) with cleavage site probability 0.872 between residues 15 and 16), which produces MLIFLILLLVNSSECFLILSQKFNYTKSGNFALYPSHRLTVSEKMEKIHIINSELPIRKYSADSPEVRMMENTLKQKRRSYLDALKAKELGIPVRKRHKGGRMDKPILERTASAHAKYLFLSPTKLTKILRQIKKMPVLLALGDLAQRGSNRYAVAIFKVIKSALFNAKRLYENSEEPLKFRFRELSATPGGVVKKPLFRAKGRCDVIRKPKAHLKVVLSC